One segment of Passer domesticus isolate bPasDom1 chromosome 24, bPasDom1.hap1, whole genome shotgun sequence DNA contains the following:
- the PAQR7 gene encoding membrane progestin receptor alpha — protein MAALVMQKLSQLFTHAGLPRLLGPPAPGTVSSAEVPPVFWKPYIHGGYRPLRRPWRYYFCTLFQQHNEAINVWSHLAAALALLLRLQRLWQRVDFGQDAHARPLLLILAASITYLTFSSLAHLLQAKSEFWHYSFFFLDYVGVAVYQYGSALGHFYYAIEPGWHRRVRGFFLPLAAALAWLSCAGSCYAKFRFHPRCPLPGRLCQELPSGLAYALDISPVLHRICTAARPDPALPYHQGQVLFFLLAAFFFSHPYPEKWFPGKCHFVGQSHQIFHVLLVLCTLAQIEAVVLDYEGRREIYSSLQGGPAHDFSALFLVTVACSVLTATYMARRVKNELGLKEE, from the coding sequence ATGGCCGCGCTGGTGATGCAGAAGCTGAGCCAGCTCTTCACCCACGCCGGGCTGCCTCGGCTGCTGGGGCCGCCGGCGCCGGGCACGGTGAGCAGCGCCGAGGTGCCGCCGGTCTTTTGGAAGCCCTACATCCACGGCGGCTACCGGCCCCTGCGCCGGCCCTGGCGCTATTACTTCTGCACGCTCTTCCAGCAGCACAACGAGGCCATCAACGTGTGGTCGCACCTGGCGgcggcgctggcgctgctgctgcgCCTGCAGCGCCTCTGGCAGCGCGTGGACTTCGGGCAGGACGCGCACGCCCGGCCGCTGCTGCTCATCCTGGCGGCCTCCATCACCTACCTGACCTTCAGCAGCCTGGCCCACCTGCTGCAGGCCAAGTCCGAGTTCTGGCACTACAGCTTCTTCTTCCTGGACTACGTGGGGGTGGCGGTGTACCAGTACGGCAGCGCGCTGGGCCACTTCTACTACGCCATCGAGCCGGGCTGGCACCGGCGCGTGCGCGGCTTCTTCCTGCCGCTGGCGGCGGCGCTGGCCTGGCTGTCCTGCGCCGGCTCCTGCTACGCCAAGTTCCGCTTCCACCCGCGCTGCCCGCTGCCCGGCcgcctgtgccaggagctgccctcGGGGCTGGCCTACGCGCTGGACATCAGCCCCGTGCTGCACCGCATCTGCACGGCCGCGCGGCCCGACCCCGCGCTGCCCTACCACCAGGGCCAGGTGCTCTTCTTCCTCCTGGCGGCGTTCTTCTTCTCGCACCCCTACCCCGAGAAGTGGTTCCCCGGCAAGTGTCACTTCGTGGGGCAGAGCCACCAGATCTTCCacgtgctgctggtgctgtgcaCGCTGGCGCAGATCGAGGCCGTGGTGCTGGACTACGAGGGCAGGAGGGAGATCtactcctccctgcaggggggCCCGGCTCACGACTTCTCCGCGCTGTTCCTGGTCACCGTCGCCTGCTCCGTGCTCACGGCCACCTACATGGCCCGCAGGGTGAAGAACGAGCTGGGCCTCAAGGAGGAGTAA
- the STMN1 gene encoding stathmin: MATSDIQVKELEKRASGQAFELILSPRSKEAVAEFPLSPPKKKDVSLEEIQKKLEAAEERRKSHEAEVLKQLAEKREHEKEVLQKAIEENNNFSKMAEEKLTHKMEANKENREAQMAAKLERLREKDKHVEEVRKNKEGKDPGEAETD; the protein is encoded by the exons ATGGCTACTTCTG ACATCCAGgtgaaggagctggagaagcgaGCCTCGGGGCAGGCCTTTGAGCTGATCCTCAGCCCCCGCTCCAAAGAGGCCGTGGCAGAGTTCCCCCTGTCTCCCCCCAAGAAGAAGGATGTGTCCCTGGAGGAGATCCAGAAGAAGTTGGAAGCAGCTGAGGAGAGACGCAAG TCCCACGAGGCAGAGGTGCTGAAGCAGCTGGCCGAGAAGAGGGAGCACGAGAAGGAGGTGCTGCAGAAAGCCATCGAGGAGAACAACAACTTCAGCAAAATGGCAGAGGAGAAGCTGACCCACAAAATGGAAGCCAACAAGGAGAACCGTGAGGCGCAAATGGCTGCCAAGCTGGAGCGCTTGCGGGAGAAG gACAAGCACGTGGAAGAGGTCCGAAAGAACAAAGAAGGCAAAGACCCCGGCGAGGCCGAGACCGACTGA